The Deinococcus sp. Leaf326 genome contains a region encoding:
- a CDS encoding ATP-binding protein, producing the protein MRHNPASGAIVIMLRSLKMHGMAQAVSELTEQGAPAFEAVIPILSQLLKAETAEREVRSTAYQLKTARFPAYRDLSGFDFASSEVNEALVRQLHR; encoded by the coding sequence ATGCGTCATAACCCGGCCAGCGGCGCTATTGTGATCATGCTGCGCAGCTTGAAGATGCACGGCATGGCACAAGCCGTCAGCGAACTGACCGAACAGGGTGCGCCGGCCTTCGAGGCGGTCATCCCGATCCTGTCACAGCTCTTGAAGGCCGAGACAGCCGAGCGGGAGGTCAGATCGACGGCCTACCAATTGAAGACGGCCCGCTTCCCGGCCTACCGCGATCTCAGCGGCTTCGACTTCGCCAGCAGCGAGGTCAATGAAGCCCTCGTCCGCCAACTTCATCGTT